A segment of the Arachis hypogaea cultivar Tifrunner chromosome 5, arahy.Tifrunner.gnm2.J5K5, whole genome shotgun sequence genome:
TAACAGTATACCAAGCCAAGAGTATTGGGAGCACCATGAAAGGTTGCCTTGTCTGCCTCCTCCATACAAGAGGCCTATTGGCAGACCttcaaagaaaaggaagaaggacAGCAGCGAACAAGACTTTGGGAGCCAATACAATGCCAAGAGAAGATATGGCCAAATAACATGTCAAACCTGCAAGAGAGTAAGTCAAACGAATTTATTCTCTACTATCTACTTACATAATATCATTTAATCATACATAAACTGTTTGAATACTGATTTAAGTTATTCATTGCCTGGCTGCCAAGGTTGGACATAATAGTAGAACTTGCCCTGAGATATTAACTGGAACAGCAGCTCAAGAGACTATGGAGGCTGCACATGCTGCACATGTTGCAGATGAGAAAAACCTCACTCAAAACCACCCAGAAAGTCAGCCTGATGAGGTAAACTTTTGTATTTTAGTTCAAACCTTATTCTTTCCAATATGTTGCACCTGGAACTGAGAAAGCCATTTTTTAAACTAAACACCCTACTGATACAGAACACTGAGGCTGATATGTCTACTACAACAACTGCTGCACCCCCTAATGCAGCCACTACACCAGCAACCAGCTTAGGACCAGCACCTCCAGTGGCAGCAAGGCCAATAGGGCCAACACCACCAATACCACCAAGAAGAGGCACGGGCAGGACCAATCGAAGAGGAAGAAACCCAAGCTCAACAGTAGGGTTGCCAGCGATGCTGCTGGATCTAAATCTCAGATCCCAGCCACACCAACCAATGTTGCAAGACCAAGTAGTGGGCCTGGGTCAATGTCACAAGGACCTTTGGTTAGGCCCACTCTTCAAGCCTAACATTCAGCCACATCTAGGCCACCAAGTGTGACTAGGGAAACCATGGCAGCAGCAAGCCCAGCCACACAGAGCAGGTTCACAGGCTTCATGCCCACCCCATCCTTGAAGAAGAAAAAGGCTTCAGCAAGCATCAAGAAGTGACCTTACTTTCTtggattttcattttatttttaattccatGTTGGACCTGATGTAGATACTATGCAACTAAATGCCATTATGGCATGTTGAGTTTTTAGTTCCATGTTGGACCTGATTTAGTATTACTTGTTATAAACATAAGTGTCATTATGCCATGTTAGGTTTTTTGGGGCAAAACTTGTGTTATTTTGGGTCTGAGGTATGTTACTCTGGATACTTATGGATTATGATTTCATGCTATGAGACAGGTGTTTTTATACAACTTCTGTTTATGCCATTTTTTCATTAATGGCTTACCTATCTTATATATAGCTTGCTCACAATTCAACAGCAATAACTCAGTCACAGAAGACTCATAAGAGTGCATCCATTAATTCATTTCAATTACAATTAGGAGAACATTACAAAGAAacaaaatttcattcttaaacTCTTAAATTTGACCATTGTCTTCCTACTTAGCCATACAAAGCAGACTCAAAACCAGATTTAACCCAAACAATATACAGATAACAATCAACAACAACTCAACCCTCCTCAACTGCTCCTTCATGTCATTCACCACAAAAAGCACCATCATCATCCTATCCCTTTCCCAGCCATCACTACCCTCCTGGTTGATTCTGCTTTTCTTCTTTGGGTCTGCTATACCCACCATGTTGCTATTCTCCGAAGAAATTTCTCCTTCTACACATTGCTCTTCTATTTCATCCAACCATTGAAAATACCCACAACGTCCTTGTGTGTTCTAGCATGGCACAAAAATTTCATGAATCAGACAAGATCGGAAAGTAAAtctgaaaaagtgaaaaaaagaaacccaggaagaaTGCATCATTTCGTCATGTATACATCAACATTTTTAGGTTACCTTCCACATAGGGCAACGTAAAAACCATCTATCAGGGTTGCTACTTGTCTTCGACTTCAACGGAACCACCGGAAGGGGACAAAAGCAACACCCATCATAGATTTTACTACCAACTCCTGAACTACCATCAACGTCGAAGGCTTGAATGGATGAGTGCTTTCTTACGGTTCCACCTTTTCCACGAGCCCTAACTGCTTGCATCTTCCAGATTAGGATCGTGCTCTACGAGTGAGCCAAGAGAACAAAATTGGGTTTTAGGGCAAAATTAGTTTGGGGCTAAACCAATGTTCAATTAGGTTAAGTTAATTTCCAGGTAGGATAagcataattttaattataaattccaTCTAATATAAGACTAAACTTGTCAGCAAAAACTGGCCTCCACGTAAACATCGTACTCACCGGAGCTATGTTCCGGCAAGTACTTGGACACGCTTGGCAAAATTTTTAATCATTCAAGTACCTTTTTATCAATAACAATAGTTGggtaccaaaatgtcagcgtttgaatctttcggGTACTAAATTGGTCATTACCTCTTGATTAAAATTTTGTTAGTTATCTAACGAAATTGTTAATTAAattgttaataatattattagtaaggtgaataataatattttgaaatgtaaattaaaatatttttttaatacaaaataatttttaaaataagacatcttttaattatattgaatataaaaatatcaaatgatttcaattttaaatttttttgtaaaataatctctaataattttattgattattattattatttagtgactatatatatatatatatatatatataatataatatgatacaatattattattcaattaataataataattattattttattttattttttttggatgaaGGACTGTTATAtctaatgaaaaaaatattggagattgatctgtgtattaactTTTTTTgagactaaaatgtccgtttttaaaatttttggagactGATTTGAATAATTACTCTGCCGGAAAATAAATTAGAGATTGATTTGTCTGTCGGACTAAAA
Coding sequences within it:
- the LOC112802409 gene encoding uncharacterized protein, giving the protein MQAVRARGKGGTVRKHSSIQAFDVDGSSGVGSKIYDGCCFCPLPVVPLKSKTSSNPDRWFLRCPMWKNTQGRCGYFQWLDEIEEQCVEGEISSENSNMVGIADPKKKSRINQEGSDGWERDRMMMVLFVVNDMKEQLRRVELLLIVICILFGLNLVLSLLCMAK